In a genomic window of Streptomyces sp. SJL17-4:
- the tuf gene encoding elongation factor Tu encodes MAKAKFERTKPHVNIGTIGHIDHGKTTLTAAITKVLHDAYPDLNEASAFDQIDKAPEERQRGITISIAHVEYQTESRHYAHVDCPGHADYIKNMITGAAQMDGAILVVAATDGPMPQTKEHVLLARQVGVPYIVVALNKADMVDDEEILELVELEVRELLSEYEFPGDDLPVVRVSALKALEGDKEWGEKLLGLMHAVDESIPQPERDVDKPFLMPIEDVFTITGRGTVVTGRIERGILKVNETVDIIGIKTEKTTTTVTGIEMFRKLLDEGQAGENVGLLLRGIKREDVERGQVIIKPGSVTPHTNFEAQAYILSKDEGGRHTPFFNNYRPQFYFRTTDVTGVVTLPEGTEMVMPGDNTAMSVELIQPIAMEEGLKFAIREGGRTVGAGQVVKITA; translated from the coding sequence GTGGCGAAGGCGAAGTTCGAGCGGACTAAGCCGCACGTCAACATCGGCACCATCGGTCACATTGACCACGGTAAGACGACCCTCACGGCCGCCATTACCAAGGTGCTGCACGACGCGTACCCGGACCTGAACGAGGCCTCGGCCTTCGACCAGATCGACAAGGCTCCCGAGGAGCGCCAGCGCGGTATCACGATCTCGATCGCGCACGTCGAGTACCAGACGGAGTCGCGTCACTACGCGCACGTCGACTGCCCGGGTCACGCTGACTACATCAAGAACATGATCACGGGTGCCGCGCAGATGGACGGCGCGATCCTCGTGGTTGCCGCCACCGACGGCCCGATGCCGCAGACCAAGGAGCACGTGCTCCTGGCCCGCCAGGTCGGCGTTCCGTACATCGTCGTCGCCCTGAACAAGGCCGACATGGTGGACGACGAGGAGATCCTGGAGCTCGTCGAGCTCGAGGTCCGTGAGCTCCTCTCCGAGTACGAGTTCCCGGGCGACGACCTTCCGGTCGTCCGTGTCTCGGCGCTCAAGGCGCTCGAGGGTGACAAGGAGTGGGGCGAGAAGCTTCTCGGCCTCATGCACGCGGTGGACGAGTCCATCCCGCAGCCCGAGCGTGACGTCGACAAGCCGTTCCTGATGCCGATCGAGGACGTCTTCACGATCACCGGTCGTGGCACCGTCGTCACCGGTCGTATCGAGCGCGGTATCCTCAAGGTCAACGAGACCGTCGACATCATCGGTATCAAGACCGAGAAGACCACCACCACGGTCACCGGTATCGAGATGTTCCGCAAGCTGCTCGACGAGGGCCAGGCCGGTGAGAACGTCGGTCTGCTCCTCCGTGGCATCAAGCGTGAGGACGTCGAGCGCGGCCAGGTCATCATCAAGCCGGGCTCGGTCACGCCGCACACCAACTTCGAGGCCCAGGCCTACATCCTGTCGAAGGACGAGGGTGGCCGTCACACCCCGTTCTTCAACAACTACCGCCCGCAGTTCTACTTCCGTACCACGGACGTGACCGGCGTCGTGACCCTCCCCGAGGGCACCGAGATGGTCATGCCGGGCGACAACACCGCCATGAGCGTTGAGCTGATCCAGCCCATCGCCATGGAGGAGGGCCTCAAGTTCGCCATCCGTGAGGGTGGCCGGACCGTCGGCGCCGGCCAGGTCGTCAAGATCACTGCCTGA
- the fusA gene encoding elongation factor G — MATTSLDLAKVRNIGIMAHIDAGKTTTTERILFYTGVSYKIGEVHDGAATMDWMEQEQERGITITSAATTCHWPLENVDHTINIIDTPGHVDFTVEVERSLRVLDGAVTVFDGVAGVEPQSETVWRQADRYGVPRICFVNKLDRTGAEFLRCVDMIVDRLGAVPIVMQLPIGSEMDFQGVVDLVRMKALVWSAEASKGEMYDVVDIPASHTELAEEWRAKLVETVAENDEELMELFLEGVEPTEEQLYAAVRRITIASGKGNGEKTVTPVFCGTAFKNKGVQPLLDAVVRYLPSPLDVEAIEGHDVRDAEVVVKRKPSDDEPLSALAFKIASDPHLGKLTFVRIYSGRLEAGTAVLNSVKGKKERIGKIYRMHANKREEIDSVGAGDIVAVMGLKQTTTGETLCDDKNPVVLESMDFPAPVIQVAIEPKSKGDQEKLGVAIQRLAEEDPSFQVHSDEETGQTIIGGMGELHLDILVDRMRREFKVEANVGKPQVAYRETIRKAVERVDYTHKKQTGGTGQFAKVQIAIEPIEGGDASYEFVNKVTGGRIPKEYIPSVDAGAQEAMQFGILAGYEMTGVRVILLDGGYHEVDSSELAFKIAGSQAFKEAARKASPVILEPMMSVEVTTPEDYMGEVIGDINSRRGQIQAMEERSGARVVKGLVPLSEMFGYVGDLRSKTSGRASYSMQFDSYAEVPRNVAEEIIAKAKGE, encoded by the coding sequence ATGGCTACCACTTCGCTTGACCTTGCCAAGGTGCGCAACATCGGCATCATGGCTCACATCGACGCGGGCAAGACGACCACCACCGAGCGGATCCTGTTCTACACCGGCGTTTCGTACAAGATCGGTGAAGTCCACGACGGCGCTGCCACGATGGACTGGATGGAGCAGGAGCAGGAGCGCGGCATCACGATCACGTCTGCCGCGACGACCTGTCACTGGCCGCTCGAGAATGTCGATCACACGATCAACATCATCGACACGCCGGGTCACGTCGACTTCACCGTCGAGGTGGAGCGTTCGCTGCGCGTGCTCGACGGTGCTGTCACCGTGTTCGACGGTGTGGCCGGCGTCGAGCCCCAGTCCGAGACTGTCTGGCGTCAGGCGGACCGCTACGGCGTGCCGCGTATCTGCTTCGTCAACAAGCTCGACCGTACGGGCGCCGAGTTCCTGCGTTGCGTCGACATGATCGTGGACCGCCTCGGCGCCGTCCCGATCGTCATGCAGCTCCCCATCGGTTCCGAGATGGACTTCCAGGGTGTTGTCGACCTCGTCCGCATGAAGGCTCTCGTCTGGTCCGCCGAGGCCAGCAAGGGCGAGATGTACGACGTCGTCGACATCCCGGCCTCGCACACCGAGCTCGCCGAGGAATGGCGCGCCAAGCTGGTCGAGACCGTCGCGGAGAACGACGAGGAGCTCATGGAGCTCTTCCTCGAGGGCGTCGAGCCCACCGAGGAGCAGCTGTACGCGGCTGTCCGTCGTATCACCATCGCTTCCGGCAAGGGCAACGGCGAGAAGACGGTCACCCCCGTCTTCTGTGGCACCGCGTTCAAGAACAAGGGCGTTCAGCCCCTGCTCGACGCTGTCGTCCGTTACCTGCCGTCGCCCCTGGACGTCGAGGCCATCGAGGGCCACGACGTTCGGGACGCCGAGGTCGTCGTCAAGCGCAAGCCGTCCGACGACGAGCCGCTGTCGGCCCTCGCGTTCAAGATCGCGAGCGACCCGCACCTCGGCAAGCTCACCTTCGTCCGGATCTACTCCGGTCGCCTGGAGGCCGGCACCGCGGTGCTGAACTCCGTCAAGGGCAAGAAGGAGCGCATCGGCAAGATCTACCGCATGCACGCGAACAAGCGTGAGGAGATCGACTCGGTGGGCGCCGGCGACATCGTCGCCGTCATGGGCCTGAAGCAGACCACCACCGGTGAGACGCTGTGTGACGACAAGAACCCGGTTGTCCTGGAGTCCATGGACTTCCCGGCGCCGGTCATTCAGGTCGCCATCGAGCCCAAGTCCAAGGGTGACCAGGAGAAGCTGGGTGTCGCCATCCAGCGTCTCGCGGAGGAGGACCCCTCCTTCCAGGTGCACTCGGACGAGGAGACCGGCCAGACCATCATCGGTGGTATGGGCGAGCTTCACCTCGACATCCTCGTCGACCGTATGCGTCGCGAGTTCAAGGTCGAGGCGAACGTCGGCAAGCCGCAGGTCGCGTACCGCGAGACGATCCGCAAGGCCGTCGAGCGCGTGGACTACACCCACAAGAAGCAGACCGGTGGTACCGGTCAGTTCGCCAAGGTGCAGATCGCGATCGAGCCCATCGAGGGTGGCGACGCCTCCTACGAGTTCGTGAACAAGGTCACCGGTGGCCGCATCCCGAAGGAGTACATCCCTTCGGTCGACGCGGGTGCGCAGGAGGCCATGCAGTTCGGCATCCTGGCCGGCTACGAGATGACTGGCGTCCGCGTCATCCTTCTCGACGGTGGCTACCACGAGGTCGACTCCTCCGAGCTCGCGTTCAAGATCGCCGGTTCGCAGGCCTTCAAGGAGGCCGCGCGGAAGGCTTCGCCGGTCATCCTCGAGCCCATGATGTCCGTCGAGGTCACCACGCCCGAGGACTACATGGGTGAGGTCATCGGCGACATCAACTCCCGCCGTGGTCAGATTCAGGCCATGGAGGAGCGCAGCGGCGCTCGCGTCGTGAAGGGCCTCGTGCCCCTTTCGGAGATGTTCGGCTACGTCGGCGACCTCCGCAGCAAGACCTCGGGTCGCGCAAGCTACTCGATGCAGTTCGACTCCTACGCCGAGGTTCCGCGGAACGTCGCCGAGGAGATCATCGCGAAGGCCAAGGGCGAGTAA
- the rpsG gene encoding 30S ribosomal protein S7, with the protein MPRKGPAPKRPVIIDPVYSSPLVTSLINKILLDGKRSTAERIVYGAMEGLREKTGQDPVITLKRALENVKPALEVKSRRVGGATYQVPIEVKPGRASTLALRWLVGYSRARREKTMTERLMNELLDASNGLGAAVKKREDTHKMAESNKAFAHYRW; encoded by the coding sequence ATGCCTCGTAAGGGCCCCGCCCCGAAGCGCCCGGTCATCATCGACCCGGTCTACAGCTCTCCTCTTGTCACCTCGCTGATCAACAAGATCCTGCTGGACGGCAAGCGTTCCACCGCCGAGCGCATCGTGTACGGCGCCATGGAGGGTCTTCGTGAGAAGACCGGCCAGGACCCCGTCATCACGCTGAAGCGCGCTCTCGAGAACGTCAAGCCGGCCCTCGAGGTCAAGTCCCGCCGTGTCGGTGGCGCCACCTACCAGGTGCCGATCGAGGTCAAGCCGGGCCGCGCGTCCACGCTGGCCCTCCGCTGGCTCGTCGGTTACTCCCGCGCCCGTCGCGAGAAGACCATGACCGAGCGCCTCATGAACGAGCTCCTCGACGCCTCGAACGGCCTCGGTGCGGCCGTCAAGAAGCGTGAGGACACGCACAAGATGGCCGAGTCCAACAAGGCCTTCGCGCACTACCGCTGGTAG
- the rpsL gene encoding 30S ribosomal protein S12: MPTIQQLVRKGRQDKVEKNKTPALEGSPQRRGVCTRVFTTTPKKPNSALRKVARVRLTSGIEVTAYIPGEGHNLQEHSIVLVRGGRVKDLPGVRYKIIRGSLDTQGVKNRKQARSRYGAKKEK; this comes from the coding sequence GTGCCTACGATCCAGCAGCTGGTCCGGAAGGGCCGGCAGGACAAGGTCGAGAAGAACAAGACGCCCGCACTCGAGGGTTCCCCTCAGCGTCGCGGCGTCTGCACGCGTGTGTTCACGACCACCCCGAAGAAGCCGAACTCGGCCCTCCGTAAGGTCGCGCGTGTGCGTCTGACCTCCGGCATCGAGGTCACGGCCTACATCCCGGGTGAGGGTCACAACCTGCAGGAGCACTCCATCGTGCTCGTGCGCGGTGGCCGTGTGAAGGACCTGCCGGGTGTTCGCTACAAGATCATCCGCGGTTCCCTCGACACGCAGGGCGTCAAGAACCGTAAGCAGGCTCGCAGCCGCTACGGCGCCAAGAAGGAGAAGTAA
- a CDS encoding helix-turn-helix transcriptional regulator → MTTRGLDEFAGWVEGLMRQRGYDIDSPRGGGKSRIADEAGVHRAAVTRLLQRQSMPDLETMRRIAPLLGVSVRDMLIRSGRVSPEELPMAADLLPPSDWQPSMEDFARWLGVPDERMGVFVKVVNQFLEPDDTEAVGSAEAPEPRRTARD, encoded by the coding sequence ATGACCACTCGTGGGCTGGACGAGTTCGCAGGCTGGGTCGAAGGCCTGATGCGACAGCGCGGCTACGACATCGACAGCCCGCGCGGCGGCGGCAAGTCCCGGATCGCGGACGAGGCCGGGGTGCACCGGGCCGCCGTGACGCGCCTGCTGCAGCGGCAGAGCATGCCCGACCTGGAGACCATGCGCAGGATCGCCCCGCTCCTTGGGGTCTCGGTCCGCGACATGCTGATCCGGTCCGGCCGGGTGAGCCCGGAGGAGCTCCCGATGGCGGCGGATCTGCTGCCGCCGAGCGACTGGCAGCCGTCCATGGAGGACTTCGCGCGCTGGCTGGGGGTCCCCGACGAGCGCATGGGCGTCTTCGTCAAGGTCGTGAACCAGTTCCTGGAGCCCGACGATACGGAGGCGGTGGGGTCCGCAGAGGCCCCCGAACCCCGCCGCACGGCCCGGGACTGA
- a CDS encoding WhiB family transcriptional regulator, whose protein sequence is MENLLLQPDPTPWQAAAACADLSPSVVFARRAKEAAPALRACAGCAVRRECETAVAPAESYFDGVCAGRLWRNGRPADAARVAKAVALTPTLTRGGRRG, encoded by the coding sequence GTGGAGAACCTCTTGCTCCAGCCCGACCCCACCCCTTGGCAGGCCGCCGCCGCGTGCGCCGACCTCTCCCCGTCCGTCGTCTTCGCCCGCCGCGCCAAGGAGGCGGCCCCGGCGCTGCGCGCCTGCGCCGGCTGCGCCGTCCGCCGCGAGTGCGAGACGGCGGTGGCCCCTGCCGAGAGCTACTTCGACGGCGTCTGCGCGGGCCGCCTCTGGCGCAACGGCCGCCCGGCGGACGCGGCCCGCGTGGCGAAGGCGGTCGCCCTCACCCCGACGCTCACGCGGGGCGGACGCCGTGGCTGA
- a CDS encoding phage tail protein, producing MAGNNSSEIRVAGTGKLYVADVGTNAPAFGTGEPSADWTGWTDLGFTTGDGVTFSKKDKLEPIDSWQSVSPIHYIYSARDLSLKFSMLQFNENTLPFFMGGGKVEADPAASTETFKYEIAERPYADARALGLEFTDVKAGTTNAVTYRFIIPRGQVTASDDIKLARKAASTLGITFSAMSSADGKPLATFLMKDSQYGAAV from the coding sequence ATGGCAGGAAACAACTCGTCCGAGATCCGCGTCGCCGGTACCGGCAAGCTCTACGTGGCCGATGTCGGCACCAACGCCCCCGCCTTCGGCACCGGCGAGCCCTCCGCCGACTGGACGGGCTGGACGGACCTCGGCTTCACCACCGGCGACGGTGTCACCTTCTCCAAGAAGGACAAGCTGGAGCCCATCGACTCGTGGCAGTCGGTCTCCCCGATCCACTACATCTACTCGGCCCGTGACCTCTCGCTGAAGTTCTCCATGCTCCAGTTCAACGAGAACACGCTGCCGTTCTTCATGGGCGGCGGGAAGGTCGAGGCCGACCCGGCCGCGTCGACGGAGACCTTCAAGTACGAGATCGCCGAGCGTCCGTACGCGGACGCCCGCGCCCTCGGCCTGGAGTTCACCGACGTCAAGGCCGGCACCACCAACGCGGTCACGTACCGCTTCATCATCCCGCGCGGCCAGGTCACCGCGTCCGACGACATCAAGCTGGCCCGCAAGGCGGCGTCCACCCTGGGCATCACCTTCAGCGCCATGTCGAGCGCGGACGGCAAGCCGCTGGCGACCTTCCTCATGAAGGACAGCCAGTACGGCGCGGCGGTCTGA
- a CDS encoding phage tail protein: MSLVRSLNSSSGALRQFKSASDTAQRAASTLGQRASSAGRGISGIKGAAQGSAKELKGLKTASDQAERSMAKAGRTAQSAGTKLGRYESGAGKAAKGQDKLNKSMKGNFLVRLLELFMPLIETIVEMASRSKTMQNVLKKAFSAIKSVISSVMKAVGPIMKKAGSLIKTVWNGIKKAISTVVKAVATVIKTYVKIWKTVITTVMKAIKTVISTVWNGIKAVITPVVNWIKSAIPKAFSAVKDKMSSIWNGLKDIASRAFNGIKDSVKSPINAVISLINGMIGSLNRVKVSVPGWVPVVGGKTFGVNIPTIPMLATGGVVMPRHGGVPAILAEAGEAEAVLPLSKLDRLLAQTARRARAAQGARAMGTGAGGGLHIEHYHAARNSDPHATADALMYLVKARGARA; encoded by the coding sequence ATGTCCCTCGTACGTTCTCTGAACAGCTCCTCAGGAGCCCTCAGGCAGTTCAAGTCCGCTTCGGACACCGCCCAGCGCGCCGCGTCGACCCTCGGTCAGCGCGCCTCGTCGGCGGGCCGCGGCATCAGTGGAATCAAGGGCGCGGCGCAAGGCTCCGCCAAGGAGCTCAAGGGCCTCAAGACCGCGAGCGACCAGGCCGAGCGCTCCATGGCCAAGGCCGGCCGGACCGCGCAGTCCGCGGGCACCAAGCTCGGCAGGTACGAGTCCGGCGCCGGCAAGGCGGCGAAGGGCCAGGACAAGCTCAACAAGTCCATGAAGGGCAACTTCCTGGTCCGGCTGCTCGAACTCTTCATGCCGCTCATCGAGACGATCGTCGAGATGGCCTCCCGCTCGAAGACGATGCAGAACGTCCTGAAGAAGGCGTTCAGCGCCATCAAGTCGGTGATCAGCTCCGTCATGAAGGCCGTCGGGCCGATCATGAAGAAGGCCGGATCGCTGATCAAGACGGTCTGGAACGGCATCAAGAAGGCCATCTCCACCGTCGTCAAGGCCGTCGCGACCGTCATCAAGACCTACGTGAAGATCTGGAAGACGGTCATCACCACGGTCATGAAGGCGATCAAGACCGTGATCAGCACGGTCTGGAACGGCATCAAGGCCGTCATCACCCCGGTGGTGAACTGGATCAAGTCCGCGATCCCGAAGGCCTTCAGCGCCGTCAAGGACAAGATGTCGTCCATCTGGAACGGCCTCAAGGACATCGCGTCCCGGGCGTTCAACGGCATCAAGGACAGCGTGAAGTCCCCGATCAACGCCGTCATCAGCTTGATCAACGGCATGATCGGCAGCCTGAACAGGGTCAAGGTCAGCGTCCCCGGCTGGGTCCCGGTCGTCGGCGGCAAGACCTTCGGCGTCAACATCCCGACCATCCCGATGCTCGCCACCGGCGGTGTCGTCATGCCCCGCCACGGAGGTGTCCCGGCGATCCTCGCCGAGGCCGGCGAGGCCGAGGCCGTCCTCCCGCTCTCCAAGCTGGACCGGCTGCTCGCCCAGACCGCCCGCCGCGCCCGCGCGGCCCAGGGCGCCCGGGCCATGGGCACCGGCGCCGGCGGCGGGCTGCACATCGAGCACTACCACGCGGCCCGGAACAGCGACCCGCACGCCACCGCCGACGCGCTGATGTACCTCGTGAAGGCGCGCGGAGCCCGGGCATGA
- a CDS encoding tape-measure protein produces the protein MSAAAMPLHPLAGSASAFSGLALSAGGAADTVRRVKQAVVKAAGGAERLGTMARTAAAPVRAFGANAGAAATAAAKLGRSRADAGVRGFGGRASRAGSAAAKIGTGGAAILGLLLPLLPITDLITGLMGTFGTVMTIASIAMTAINVAMRANPLGFLVGLIVPIAAYLIELAINSETGQRFIKQAMQQALKGFQAIWKFLQPIMKLLGEAVGTYFKAYLTLFKTALKIVGAAVGGISRVRAAVSSATNALRGIASRTIGGVKSAVRPVVTWVTDKVPGFFRTAKDAVSKALRGIGDLVKGGLSAVIGVVKGPINGLIAFANWIIDGLNKLSFDIPLTGKKFGVELDKIPMLADGGIVSPGSADDYRIDSLAQLENRRVPALTETPRPPHRVRDFHEEPGAGPRSTAEDLLFLATAHA, from the coding sequence ATGAGTGCCGCCGCGATGCCGCTGCACCCCCTCGCGGGGAGTGCGTCGGCCTTCTCCGGCCTCGCGCTGAGCGCCGGCGGGGCGGCCGACACCGTCCGCCGGGTCAAACAAGCCGTCGTCAAGGCGGCCGGCGGCGCCGAACGGCTCGGCACCATGGCCCGGACGGCCGCCGCGCCCGTCCGCGCCTTCGGCGCGAACGCCGGTGCCGCCGCCACCGCGGCCGCGAAGCTCGGCCGGTCCCGCGCGGACGCCGGAGTCCGCGGCTTCGGCGGCAGGGCGTCCAGGGCCGGGTCCGCCGCCGCGAAGATCGGCACCGGCGGCGCCGCGATCCTCGGCCTCCTCCTGCCGCTGCTGCCCATCACCGACCTCATCACCGGTCTCATGGGCACCTTCGGCACGGTCATGACCATCGCCTCCATCGCCATGACAGCCATCAACGTCGCCATGCGGGCCAACCCGCTCGGCTTCCTCGTCGGCCTGATCGTGCCCATCGCGGCGTATCTGATCGAGCTCGCGATCAACTCCGAGACCGGTCAGCGGTTCATCAAGCAGGCCATGCAGCAGGCGCTGAAGGGCTTCCAGGCGATCTGGAAGTTCCTCCAGCCGATCATGAAGCTCCTCGGCGAGGCCGTGGGCACCTACTTCAAGGCCTATCTGACGCTGTTCAAGACCGCGCTGAAGATCGTCGGCGCGGCCGTCGGCGGGATCTCCAGGGTCCGCGCCGCCGTCTCCTCCGCCACGAACGCGCTGCGCGGCATCGCCTCGCGCACGATCGGCGGCGTCAAGAGCGCCGTCCGGCCGGTCGTCACCTGGGTCACCGACAAGGTGCCCGGCTTCTTCCGTACCGCCAAGGACGCCGTGAGCAAGGCCCTGCGGGGCATCGGAGACCTGGTCAAGGGCGGCCTCAGCGCCGTCATCGGTGTCGTCAAGGGGCCGATCAACGGCCTGATCGCCTTCGCCAACTGGATCATCGACGGGCTCAACAAGCTCAGCTTCGACATCCCCCTCACCGGCAAGAAGTTCGGCGTCGAACTCGACAAGATCCCGATGCTCGCCGACGGCGGCATCGTCTCCCCCGGCTCCGCGGACGACTACCGCATCGACTCGCTCGCGCAGCTGGAGAACCGCCGCGTCCCGGCGCTCACCGAGACGCCCCGGCCGCCGCACCGCGTCCGGGACTTCCACGAGGAGCCCGGCGCCGGCCCCCGGTCGACCGCCGAGGACCTGCTCTTCCTCGCGACCGCCCATGCCTGA
- a CDS encoding phage tail domain-containing protein gives MAETTTPYAGSNFTADLAPGSLITQDGQMQWAGLLIGPGTPFAVDKSGLSGWEDLPEYDTSDADRPTSHGAWPGSRYAKPRKVGGTIVLMPEWNQATEAVRALRQSLALLDEERWLTVRLHGEMLTVRARIAQRVVPADQGFATQGSSRMSIQWLASDPRRYVVNEQLATANPPQPESGLTWPLTWPLSWGEAKSTGDVVAENIGSAPAHPVIVFRGPCSMPSVTERTSRRRLRYAIDLAAGDELVIDTRAGTVLLNNSASRLHTAMADSSPEELFVLDPGRTELSFRPDEATADALMTVRWRSAEW, from the coding sequence ATGGCCGAGACCACGACCCCCTACGCCGGAAGCAACTTCACCGCCGACCTCGCGCCCGGCTCACTCATCACCCAGGACGGGCAGATGCAGTGGGCCGGGCTCCTCATCGGGCCCGGCACGCCGTTCGCCGTCGACAAGTCCGGCCTGTCGGGCTGGGAGGACCTGCCCGAGTACGACACCTCCGACGCCGACCGGCCGACCTCCCACGGCGCCTGGCCGGGCTCCCGGTACGCCAAGCCGCGCAAGGTCGGCGGCACCATCGTGCTGATGCCGGAGTGGAACCAGGCCACCGAGGCCGTCCGCGCGCTGCGCCAGTCGCTCGCCCTGCTCGACGAGGAACGGTGGCTGACCGTCCGGCTGCACGGCGAGATGCTCACCGTGCGCGCCCGGATCGCTCAGCGCGTCGTCCCCGCCGACCAGGGTTTCGCCACCCAGGGCAGCTCGCGCATGTCGATCCAGTGGCTGGCCTCCGACCCGCGCCGGTACGTCGTCAACGAGCAGCTCGCCACCGCCAACCCGCCGCAGCCGGAGTCGGGCCTCACCTGGCCGCTGACCTGGCCGCTCTCCTGGGGCGAGGCGAAGAGCACGGGTGACGTCGTCGCCGAGAACATCGGTTCCGCCCCGGCGCACCCGGTGATCGTCTTCCGCGGCCCCTGCTCCATGCCGAGCGTCACCGAGCGGACCAGCCGACGCCGGCTGCGGTACGCGATCGACCTGGCCGCGGGCGACGAACTCGTCATCGACACGCGCGCGGGCACGGTCCTGCTGAACAACTCCGCCTCCCGGCTGCACACCGCGATGGCCGACTCCAGCCCGGAGGAGCTGTTCGTGCTCGACCCCGGCCGTACGGAGCTGTCCTTCCGGCCCGACGAGGCGACCGCGGACGCGCTGATGACGGTGCGCTGGCGCAGCGCCGAATGGTGA
- a CDS encoding ATP-binding protein yields MIPDPLHPWGLAIDYAGRGTLTENGHTIGVRLYDNTLGGPLERDPMTGEYPAVYVTAQIGETGESGAFLRGYGVVTVNPANGNPAVPDPTAVQRAVEASLADFETRRLAYAALCATWTPPAPAPDPEPEPTPEPTPGPTPEPTPEPTPEPTPEP; encoded by the coding sequence ATGATCCCCGACCCGCTCCACCCCTGGGGCCTGGCCATCGACTACGCGGGCCGCGGCACCCTCACCGAGAACGGCCACACGATCGGCGTCCGCCTGTACGACAACACCCTCGGCGGCCCGCTGGAACGCGACCCGATGACCGGCGAGTATCCGGCCGTGTACGTCACCGCGCAGATCGGCGAGACCGGCGAGAGCGGCGCCTTCCTGCGCGGCTACGGCGTCGTCACGGTCAACCCGGCGAACGGCAACCCGGCCGTGCCCGACCCGACCGCCGTCCAACGCGCCGTCGAGGCCTCGCTCGCCGACTTCGAGACCCGCCGCCTCGCCTACGCCGCACTGTGCGCCACCTGGACCCCGCCCGCCCCGGCACCGGACCCGGAACCCGAGCCGACTCCGGAACCGACTCCGGGCCCGACTCCGGAACCGACTCCGGAACCGACACCCGAGCCGACCCCGGAGCCGTAA
- a CDS encoding peptidoglycan-binding protein: protein MATPLPADRLLAALRAEGVTVVEHPGWRSHNRNHTGAWGPVTGVMIHHTVSSGTRSTVEMCFNGYEGLPGPLCHGVIAKDGTVHLVADGRANHAGGGDPSVLQAVITETYGDRPPAPREHQGSHSAVDGNSRFYGFECVNLGNGTDPWPAAQLDAIERVSAALCRAHGWGAKSVIGHLEWSDWKSDPKGFGMPTLRQRVQTRLAKAPARPTPGSGKPATPRLQPFPGTSFFRKETSSPVITAMGRRLVAEGCAAYTVGPGPRWSEADRLSYAKWQRKLGFRGSDADGIPGAASWNALKVPYTK from the coding sequence ATGGCCACTCCCCTCCCCGCGGACCGGCTCCTCGCCGCACTCCGCGCCGAAGGCGTCACCGTCGTCGAACACCCCGGCTGGCGCTCCCACAACCGCAACCACACCGGCGCCTGGGGCCCGGTCACCGGCGTGATGATCCACCACACCGTCAGCTCCGGCACCAGGTCCACCGTCGAGATGTGCTTCAACGGCTACGAAGGCCTGCCCGGACCGCTCTGCCACGGCGTCATCGCCAAGGACGGCACCGTCCACCTCGTTGCCGACGGACGCGCCAACCACGCCGGCGGCGGCGACCCGTCCGTCCTCCAGGCCGTGATCACCGAGACGTACGGGGACCGGCCGCCGGCCCCGCGCGAACACCAGGGCAGCCACAGCGCCGTCGACGGCAACTCCCGCTTCTACGGCTTCGAGTGCGTCAACCTCGGCAACGGCACCGATCCCTGGCCGGCCGCCCAGCTCGACGCCATCGAACGGGTCTCCGCCGCCCTCTGCCGGGCCCACGGCTGGGGCGCCAAGTCCGTCATCGGCCACCTGGAGTGGTCCGACTGGAAGAGCGACCCCAAGGGCTTCGGCATGCCGACCCTCCGGCAGCGCGTCCAGACCCGGCTCGCCAAGGCCCCCGCCAGGCCCACCCCCGGCAGCGGCAAGCCCGCCACCCCCCGCCTCCAGCCGTTCCCGGGCACCTCGTTCTTCCGCAAGGAGACGAGCTCCCCGGTCATCACGGCCATGGGACGCCGTCTCGTCGCCGAGGGCTGCGCCGCGTACACCGTCGGCCCCGGCCCCCGCTGGAGCGAGGCCGACCGGCTCAGCTACGCGAAGTGGCAGCGCAAGCTCGGCTTCCGCGGCTCCGACGCCGACGGCATCCCCGGCGCCGCGTCCTGGAACGCGCTGAAGGTCCCGTACACGAAGTAA